The following are encoded together in the Culex pipiens pallens isolate TS chromosome 1, TS_CPP_V2, whole genome shotgun sequence genome:
- the LOC120417789 gene encoding uncharacterized protein LOC120417789, with the protein MLHSGTQWATTRGKSVLKIGPAFRQNVPAFWPFSAHFSMWVVVQHSSAYNFCACGCFVCNGFWLEFPSLYTTSFCRMAPVTRKSVADKLGSEEPVAAEPPAPKIPPPRRGVVGGEAENVRVVNLPSPPKRALEKPKEEEKEEVTDDEVIDVEDYDEKCRMIRIIIRALRAELGVKKEKRSKTVKIKQEP; encoded by the exons ATGTTGCATTCTGGCACGCAATGGGCCACAACGAGGGGAAAAAGCGTGCTGAAAATCGGGCCCGCTTTCAGGCAAAACGTCCCCGCTTTTTGGCCATtttccgcccatttttctatgtggGTCGTCGTTCAGCACAGTTCAGCTTACAACTTCTGCGCGTGTGGATGTTTTGTTTGTAACGGCTTTTGGCTCGAGTTTCCTAGTTTGTACACGACCTCTTTTTGCAGAATGGCCCCTGTTACAAGAAAAAGCGTCGCCGATAAGCTCGG ATCGGAGGAGCCCGTTGCCGCTGAACCGCCCGCACCAAAGATTCCTCCGCCGCGCCGGGGTGTGGTCGGTGGGGAAGCGGAAAACGTCCGGGTGGTCAACCTGCCTAGCCCTCCGAAACGTGCTCTTGAGAAACCAAAGGAGGAGGAGAAGGAAGAGGTTACAGACGATGAAGTTATTGATGTGGAGGATTATGACGAGAAGTGTCGTATGATCCGCATTATAATTAGGGCCCTTCGGGCCGAACTGGGCGTTAAAAAGGAGAAGCGGTCGAAAAcggttaaaattaaacaagaaccGTGA
- the LOC120417791 gene encoding uncharacterized protein LOC120417791, whose product MLHSVQAVYSAATSRPQIFTSRRRSFSRMNLDSEPKKICVILEVRCSAQNRTPFRGPRQLHVPDALTGSGTPRSGTLLSSRKTSTTLPESMANSSKTVLIEAGNVTIVLHCCRASKPPSGTVQPGVFGSDRWRTV is encoded by the exons atgttgcactcggtgcagGCGGTTTACAGcgccg caacttcCCGCCCACAAATATTCAcgtcgcgacggcgcagcttcagccgaatgaatctggacagtgagccaaaaaaaatctgtgtcattctcgaagtAAGATGTAGTGCTCAAAATCGAACTCCGTTCCGAGGGCCTCGTCAACTCCATGTTCCGGATGCCCTTACAGGATcgggaactccccgttcaggcactttactttccagccggaaaacgtcgaccacccttcccgaatcaatggccaactcctccaagactgtcctgattgaggccggaaacgtgaccatcgtgttacattgctgtcgcgcgtcgaagcctccatccggaaccgtccagcctggggtattcggaagtgaccggtggcgtaccgtatga
- the LOC120417782 gene encoding nuclear envelope integral membrane protein-like: protein MHLPPCLLASLLLVLGTGSICRAATQGVGVHYLEPDGVIAYKPDPNRIFRPGLRTYCYRGKDKQLGRLFQTIILNFECDHDDFSQYEGGNPEEVRAHHETEQSLFSFNFLSNSRKKVIKLDPFNQSCIGVVSGEAYVVRLNLIRIDFWRIILLAAGVFVFLSAAKLSDNALFYYICGIFLGVFASFLVVVYLTSKIFPRKPMMYGVMLGGWTLGIYFAQMLFDNLRLIFVTYQLYVFWYVLVTGFISFVVCYRMGPPKNQRSKDLIKWSLQLAAIGAIFFSSAYREATTGFCIALFVCYYFPRTLLARVSSLYRRRFPPKRRLLTVEEFNEQGARETIKALDELREFCSSPNCKQWNTVLKLKDPVRFASFMEGSSHLIDDEILEYETSHFNVDISDDDDDEEQDEATPTARYRKFAAQRSATNGRVPAAAAGGTTSTPTTARPTIGGRSSRSRSRQPVPTAPPRNEIELSDDED, encoded by the exons ATGCATCTTCCGCCGTGCCTTTTGGCGTCGCTGTTGCTCGTACTCGGCACCGGTTCCATCTGCCGGGCGGCCACTCAAGGAGTGGGAG TGCACTACCTGGAGCCGGATGGCGTCATCGCGTACAAGCCTGACCCGAACCGGATTTTTCGTCCCGGGTTGAGGACCTACTGCTACCGAGGGAAGGACAAGCAGCTGGGGCGGTTGTTCCAGacgattattttgaattttgagtgcGACCATGACGATTTTAGCCAGTACGAGGGCGGCAACCCGGAGGAAGTCCGAGCGCACCACGAAACGGAGCAGAGTCTGTTTTCGTTCAACTTCCTGTCCAACAGCCGGAAGAAGGTCATTAAGCTGGATCCGTTCAATCAGAGCTGCATCGGGGTGGTTTCCGGCGAGGCGTACGTGGTCCGGTTGAACCTAATCCGGATCGACTTTTGGCGGATTATTCTGCTTGCGGCGGGGGTGTTTGTGTTTCTGTCGGCGGCCAAACTGTCGGACAACGCGCTGTTCTACTACATTTGTGGAATTTTCCTGGGCGTTTTCGCCAGCTTTTTGGTGGTTGTCTATTTGACCAGCAAGATCTTCCCCCGGAAGCCGATGATGTACGGTGTAATGCTGGGCGGATGGACGCTCGGGATCTACTTTGCCCAGATGCTGTTCGACAACTTGCGACTGATCTTTGTCACGTACCAGTTGTACGTGTTTTGGTACGTCCTCGTGACCGGATTCATCAGCTTCGTTGTGTGCTACCGAATGGGTCCTCCGAAGAACCAGCGCAGCAAGGACCTCATCAAGTGGAGCCTCCAACTAGCCGCGATCGGCGCAATCTTCTTCTCGTCCGCCTACCGGGAGGCCACCACCGGATTCTGCATCGCCCTCTTCGTCTGCTACTACTTCCCGCGAACCCTCCTCGCCAGAGTCAGCTCGCTTTACCGGCGTCGATTCCCGCCCAAGCGACGCCTCCTAACCGTCGAAGAGTTCAACGAGCAAGGTGCCCGCGAAACCATCAAAGCCCTCGACGAACTGCGCGAGTTCTGCAGCAGTCCCAACTGCAAGCAGTGGAACACGGTGCTCAAGCTGAAAGATCCCGTCCGATTCGCGTCCTTCATGGAGGGCTCCTCGCATCTGATTGACGACGAAATTCTCGAGTACGAAACGTCCCACTTTAACGTGGACAtcagtgacgacgacgacgatgaggaGCAGGACGAGGCAACTCCAACTGCGAGATACCGGAAGTTTGCGGCCCAGCGATCGGCCACGAATGGACGCgtaccggcagcagcagctggtGGTACAACGAGCACTCCGACGACGGCGCGACCGACGATTGGCGGCAGAAGCAGTCGCAGTAGAAGTAGACAACCGGTGCCGACGGCGCCCCCGCGTAACGAGATTGAGCTGAGCGACGACGAGGACTGA
- the LOC120417764 gene encoding uncharacterized protein LOC120417764 — protein MKKCVVFFTKLMVCSFAPEDGIFTRDGLADSQSPLLDNTSLASIKTATFGKPRKICHQLDNRIRNRRIGSKGNSQIVGPRARTRLERRSSAVETTLQGTSPLHLSNEQHKRLW, from the exons atgaaaaagtgcgttgttttttttacaaaattgatg GTTTGCTCGTTTGCCCCAGAAGATGGAATATTCACTAGGGACGGCTTGGCAGACTCCCAGTCGCCGCTGCTAGATAACACGTCTCTAGCATCGATCAAAACGGCCACCTTTGGCAAACCAAGGAAGATCTGCCACCAGCTGGATAACCGGATCAGGAATCGGAGAATCGGAAG CAAAGGAAATTCCCAAATAGTTGGCCCTCGAGCCAGAACGCGGTTGGAGCGGAGATCATCTGCCGTCGAAACTACTCTCCAAGGCACATCGCCGTTGCACCTTTCCAATGAGCAGCACAAACGGCTCTGGTGA
- the LOC120417781 gene encoding PHD finger protein 7-like produces the protein MASKAKTGTICFLCKSPEKDESLYGNIVGRGRFIVHLYCLLLTPNLKRAGTPGEEGLLGFMLNDILSAEKQLKAQICYLCGKAYANISCQQAECGRTFHMACGRWAACLYHFVDPFPSWCHRHVKHQIVEIARHGDEDSCGICRKEMALFSRLESIRPPCCRDIWFHRRCVAKRASAAGSQFKCPTCGDNSATFIQAIQRRGVYVPGMEFTACEPEPSGLNHSSECQLLEESIPTVELSSEVEEEVERLALIATVMKQVVEEFALADLIDRTVRLVERGLVEPPEDLEAEWELLAQKASIVRLEVEELNADQQRVAEPPVTQKRRREE, from the exons ATGGCAAGCAAGGCTAAAACCGGAACTATTTGTTTTCTGTGTAAAAGTCCGGAGAAGGACGAGAGCCTGTACGGGAACATTGTCGGGAGAGGGCGATTCATTGTCCACTTGTACTGCCTG CTTCTTACGCCGAATCTGAAGAGGGCCGGGACGCCGGGAGAGGAAGGACTGTTGGGATTCATGCTGAACGATATCCTGTCAGCGGAGAAGCAGTTGAAGGCACAGATTTGTTATCTGTGTGGAAAAGCATACGCCAACATTTCTTGCCAGCAAGCAGAATGTGGCCGCACGTTTCACATGGCTTGCGGCAGATGGGCCGCGTGTTTGTATCATTTTGTGGACCCATTCCCGAGCTGGTGCCATCGCCACGTGAAGCACCAGATTGTGGAGATTGCACGGCACGGCGATGAAGATTCGTGCGGTATCTGCCGCAAAGAGATGGCTCTATTTAGTCGGCTTGAATCTATCAGACCACCCTGCTGTAGAGATATATGGTTCCACAGGCGATGCGTGGCAAAGCGTGCCTCAGCGGCGGGCAGTCAGTTCAAGTGCCCAACCTGTGGTGACAACTCAGCCACGTTCATTCAGGCGATCCAGCGGCGGGGAGTATACGTGCCAGGGATGGAGTTCACCGCCTGCGAGCCGGAACCGAGCGGGCTCAATCACTCGTCAGAATGTCAGTTGTTGGAGGAGTCGATTCCAACCGTTGAGCTGTCCAGCGAGGTCGAAGAGGAGGTCGAACGGCTGGCCCTGATTGCCACCGTGATGAAGCAGGTGGTCGAAGAATTTGCGCTGGCAGATCTGATCGATCGTACGGTCCGTTTGGTCGAGAGGGGACTGGTGGAACCGCCGGAGGATCTGGAGGCGGAATGGGAGTTACTCGCGCAAAAAGCCTCGATAGTGCGCCTTGAAGTGGAAGAGCTCAACGCGGACCAGCAGCGGGTGGCGGAACCGCCGGTAACGCAAAAGCGGCGCCGAGAGGAGTGA